One part of the Rhodococcus oxybenzonivorans genome encodes these proteins:
- a CDS encoding non-ribosomal peptide synthetase: protein MNTALPLTAAQRSIWFAQQLTPEIPYVIAHYAELHGPVDLAVLGDCTRRAHLEFGWGAIRLLDVDGQPHQVVDPTVVDRVPTTDLRDENDPVEAAHRWMHHDRSARTDMYDGSLLVSHILQLGDEHYYWYSRAHHIASDGYAAMMLMSRTAELYVAAVEGREPPDCRAVGPERVIQEDAAYRTSTRFVRDRDYWREQGSDLPSVVGLSGRAARSDTTARIATGHAARSASSRNSTAVAVAAFASYLARMTGSDDVVLSLPVSARTTARLRTSGGCVSNVIPLRLGGIGSGTVRNAVATTEAAVTAALRHQRYRREDIGRDLASGGVELMHFGPVINLMMFKEITLGAVQATVRVLTTGPVADLAVNIYPGSSDRAARIDFEGNSSLYGQAELAGHHNRFLAFLDRFTASIESECLISDLDIFLAGERENFAPAHGLPDIVPTTLDRLLAGCVADDFEAVAIRDQGRELSYGDLDRVANRLAQELIFRGIGPESFVAVSVPRSLESVLALWAVAKAGAAYVPIDPAHPSARVAYCLADCGATVGLTVRSELDRLPATVDWLTIDVDEQPCSKTTSATTDDVERVSPLRLDHPAYLIYTSGSTGAPKGVVVTHRGLANLAQEIRDKYAVSTRSRVLHFASPSFDTALVEVLAACIGGATLVVTPPGHFGGDELSRLLREEHVTHLLTTPSALAAIDSAAKNELELVLVGGEVLSPELVRRWAGGREMRNAYGPTETTCSVTLTEPMSPDGRVTIGGLMRGVDAVVLDHRLRPLPPGAAGELYLTTAGLARGYHRRCGLTAARFVANPFGDSGSCMFRTGDMVRWTVSGTLEFLDRADDQIKIRGFRVELGEINATLNTYPGVTYATTMVHRNSVGDPNLVSFVMVEGNAPIDREALKAHAARFLPDYMIPKSFMLVHSIPLTPTGKLDRSALPVPEFGSDSVPHRDPETLAEHRVARVFSRVLGVDSVGADDSFFDLSGDSLSAIRVVGTLNAELGTTLGVRELFDAPTVAALALSITDACEHPSRTQVRGAPRLGAAGFQGGQGMPELVPLSPSQQFIDRTLVDPALHNIPFTVRVRGPFDAEALQSAMADVLHRHRSLRTVYPDSPAGPYQRVLDVVDALPDLSPVPAGESDAEDQTSDLLTAGFDVRRDPPLRARLFRLGDHDHLLSCVLHHICADGWSLAPLARDLADSYRSRAMGGEPQWEPPAVDYADYTMWRRTMLGDENDPDSVASKQIGHWTKELSGLRGELALPTDRPRPHRWTYRAGRLPFTLDEHAHRGLLATAHEHHASLFTALRSAVAVLLARLSGDPDIAIGTPIAGRGDPVLDDVVGMFVNTLVLRTRVDPSMTLSDIVDRSRDVELRALANADVQFERLVEVLDPPRSGSLHPLFQVALSLNNFAPAAFDVSGLDFEVTPRPLDIAKCDLHFHFTERHDADGRPTGIDAELVYSADLYDASTAQDFVDTLHTIVDPIGR from the coding sequence ATGAACACCGCCCTGCCCTTGACCGCCGCGCAGCGGTCCATCTGGTTCGCGCAGCAGCTCACGCCGGAGATTCCGTACGTCATCGCCCACTACGCCGAGCTGCACGGGCCTGTCGACCTCGCAGTCCTCGGTGACTGCACCCGTCGCGCGCATCTCGAATTCGGTTGGGGAGCAATCCGTCTCCTGGATGTCGACGGGCAGCCACATCAGGTGGTCGACCCGACTGTGGTCGATCGGGTGCCCACTACCGACTTGCGTGACGAGAACGACCCCGTCGAAGCGGCCCACCGGTGGATGCACCACGACCGAAGCGCGCGCACGGACATGTACGACGGGTCACTCCTCGTGTCACACATTCTGCAGCTGGGAGACGAGCACTACTACTGGTACTCGCGAGCGCACCACATAGCGTCGGACGGGTACGCCGCGATGATGCTGATGAGCCGCACCGCCGAGCTGTACGTCGCCGCTGTCGAGGGCAGGGAACCGCCGGACTGCCGCGCCGTGGGACCGGAACGCGTCATCCAGGAGGACGCCGCCTACCGCACCTCCACCCGGTTCGTCCGGGACCGCGACTACTGGCGGGAACAGGGCAGCGATCTCCCTTCGGTCGTCGGATTGAGCGGACGCGCCGCGCGTTCCGACACGACCGCCCGGATTGCAACCGGACACGCAGCTCGAAGCGCGAGTTCGCGCAATTCCACGGCAGTGGCGGTCGCCGCCTTCGCCTCGTACCTCGCCAGGATGACCGGCAGCGACGACGTGGTGCTCTCCTTGCCGGTATCGGCGAGAACGACGGCCCGTCTGCGGACTTCAGGAGGATGCGTCTCCAACGTCATTCCGTTGCGACTCGGGGGTATCGGCTCGGGCACGGTTCGGAACGCGGTGGCAACGACCGAGGCTGCAGTGACGGCCGCCCTGCGCCACCAGCGCTACCGTCGCGAGGACATCGGCCGCGACCTCGCCTCGGGCGGGGTCGAACTCATGCATTTCGGCCCGGTGATCAACCTCATGATGTTCAAGGAGATCACGCTGGGCGCCGTGCAGGCAACGGTTCGGGTCCTTACCACCGGTCCCGTCGCAGACCTCGCCGTCAACATCTATCCAGGATCGTCGGACCGTGCCGCCCGGATCGACTTCGAGGGGAACTCGTCCCTGTACGGTCAGGCGGAACTGGCCGGGCACCACAACCGATTCCTCGCCTTCCTCGACCGATTCACCGCCTCGATCGAGTCGGAGTGCCTGATCTCCGATCTCGACATCTTCCTTGCCGGTGAACGTGAGAACTTCGCCCCCGCGCACGGGCTTCCGGATATCGTCCCGACTACTCTGGACCGTCTCCTCGCGGGGTGCGTCGCCGATGATTTCGAGGCTGTCGCGATACGCGACCAGGGGCGTGAGCTGTCCTACGGTGACCTGGACCGCGTCGCCAACCGGCTCGCCCAGGAGCTGATCTTCAGGGGTATCGGTCCCGAGAGCTTCGTCGCAGTCTCCGTCCCCCGGTCCCTCGAATCGGTGCTGGCGTTGTGGGCGGTCGCGAAGGCCGGCGCGGCTTATGTCCCGATCGACCCGGCACACCCGAGCGCCCGCGTCGCCTATTGCCTGGCCGACTGCGGCGCGACGGTCGGGTTGACCGTTCGTTCGGAGCTCGATCGTCTACCCGCCACGGTTGATTGGCTGACTATCGATGTCGACGAACAGCCTTGCTCAAAAACGACTTCCGCGACGACGGACGACGTGGAACGAGTGAGTCCCCTGCGTCTGGATCACCCCGCCTATCTGATCTACACGTCCGGGTCGACCGGGGCGCCGAAGGGCGTCGTCGTCACTCATCGTGGTCTCGCCAACCTGGCGCAGGAGATTCGGGACAAGTATGCGGTGTCCACGCGTTCTCGTGTTCTGCATTTCGCCTCACCGAGTTTCGACACCGCGCTCGTCGAAGTGCTCGCGGCGTGTATCGGAGGCGCAACGCTCGTCGTGACCCCTCCCGGGCACTTCGGCGGCGACGAGCTGTCGCGACTGCTGCGCGAGGAACACGTCACCCACCTGTTGACGACGCCCTCCGCCCTGGCGGCGATCGACTCCGCCGCGAAAAACGAGCTGGAGTTGGTGCTGGTCGGAGGAGAAGTGCTGTCTCCGGAGTTGGTGCGGCGCTGGGCTGGTGGCCGAGAGATGCGCAACGCGTACGGTCCGACGGAGACGACGTGCAGCGTCACTCTGACCGAGCCGATGTCGCCGGACGGAAGAGTGACGATCGGCGGTCTCATGCGCGGTGTGGACGCGGTGGTTCTCGATCATCGTCTGCGTCCGCTGCCGCCGGGCGCGGCCGGTGAGCTCTACCTCACCACGGCAGGCCTCGCCCGGGGATACCATCGGCGTTGCGGCCTGACCGCCGCACGGTTCGTCGCCAATCCGTTCGGCGACAGCGGATCCTGCATGTTTCGCACCGGCGATATGGTGCGGTGGACGGTGTCGGGGACTCTCGAGTTTCTCGACAGGGCCGACGACCAGATCAAGATCCGTGGGTTCCGGGTCGAGCTCGGCGAGATCAACGCCACGTTGAACACTTATCCGGGCGTCACCTATGCCACGACGATGGTGCACAGGAATTCGGTTGGTGATCCGAACCTCGTGTCCTTTGTCATGGTCGAGGGAAACGCGCCGATCGATCGGGAAGCGTTGAAAGCGCACGCGGCGCGATTCCTGCCGGACTACATGATTCCGAAATCGTTCATGCTCGTGCATTCGATTCCGTTGACACCGACGGGAAAGCTCGACCGGTCGGCTCTACCCGTTCCGGAGTTCGGCTCGGATTCGGTGCCTCATCGCGACCCGGAGACACTCGCCGAGCACCGCGTCGCCCGGGTCTTCTCCCGAGTGCTCGGGGTGGATTCGGTGGGCGCCGACGATTCCTTCTTCGACCTGAGCGGCGACTCGTTGTCGGCCATCCGGGTGGTCGGGACGCTCAACGCCGAGCTGGGCACAACGCTGGGTGTGCGAGAACTGTTCGATGCACCGACGGTCGCAGCACTCGCACTGTCGATTACGGACGCTTGTGAACACCCGTCGCGAACTCAGGTGCGGGGGGCACCGAGATTGGGCGCCGCAGGATTCCAGGGCGGCCAGGGGATGCCCGAGCTCGTACCGCTGTCTCCCTCGCAACAATTCATCGACCGCACGCTCGTGGATCCCGCTCTCCACAACATCCCCTTCACGGTACGAGTGCGTGGGCCGTTCGATGCCGAAGCGTTGCAGTCGGCGATGGCAGACGTCCTCCACCGGCATCGCTCGCTGAGAACCGTGTATCCGGACTCCCCGGCGGGTCCGTACCAGCGCGTGCTCGACGTGGTCGACGCCCTGCCCGACCTGTCGCCGGTGCCCGCCGGCGAATCGGATGCGGAGGACCAGACATCGGACCTGCTGACGGCGGGATTCGACGTGCGCCGCGACCCTCCGCTCCGCGCCCGGCTCTTCCGTCTGGGCGACCACGACCACCTCTTGTCCTGCGTCCTCCATCACATCTGCGCGGACGGGTGGTCCCTGGCTCCCTTGGCGCGCGACCTCGCCGACTCCTACCGTTCCCGGGCGATGGGTGGTGAACCCCAGTGGGAGCCACCGGCCGTGGACTATGCGGACTACACGATGTGGCGTCGAACGATGCTCGGCGACGAGAACGACCCCGACAGTGTCGCGTCGAAACAGATCGGCCACTGGACGAAGGAACTGTCGGGCCTTCGCGGAGAACTCGCGCTGCCCACCGACCGACCCCGGCCGCACCGGTGGACCTATCGAGCGGGGCGACTTCCGTTCACCCTCGACGAGCATGCGCATCGGGGGCTGCTCGCGACCGCGCACGAACACCACGCCAGCCTCTTCACGGCGCTCAGGTCGGCCGTGGCGGTACTGCTCGCCCGGCTCAGCGGCGATCCGGACATCGCGATCGGGACCCCGATCGCGGGCCGGGGAGATCCGGTGCTCGACGACGTGGTGGGTATGTTCGTCAACACACTGGTTCTGCGGACCCGGGTCGACCCGAGCATGACACTGTCCGACATCGTCGATCGATCCCGCGACGTGGAGCTACGTGCGCTGGCGAATGCGGATGTGCAATTCGAACGGCTCGTCGAGGTACTCGACCCACCTCGATCGGGGTCGCTGCACCCGCTCTTCCAAGTGGCGCTGTCGCTGAACAACTTCGCTCCGGCGGCCTTCGACGTCTCCGGGCTCGACTTCGAGGTGACTCCGCGGCCACTCGACATCGCCAAGTGCGATCTGCACTTCCACTTCACCGAGCGACACGACGCCGACGGAAGGCCCACCGGGATCGACGCCGAACTTGTGTATTCCGCCGACCTCTACGACGCCTCCACCGCACAGGATTTCGTCGACACGCTGCACACCATCGTCGACCCGATCGGTAGGTGA
- a CDS encoding NDMA-dependent alcohol dehydrogenase: MKTKAAVLLGPGKPFEIMELELDGPGPGEVLIKYTAAGLCHSDLHLTDGDLPPRYPIVGGHEGSGIIEEVGPGVTKVKPGDHVVCSFIPNCGTCRYCATGRQNLCDMGATILEGSMPDGSFRFHSGKEDFGAMCMLGTFAERATISQHSVVKIDEWLPLETAVLVGCGVPSGWGTAVYAGGVRAGDTVVIYGIGGLGINAVQGAVSAGAKYVVVVDPVPFKRETALKFGATHAFADAAEAAATVNELTWGQGADQALILVGTVDEEVVQNATAVIGKGGTVVITGLADPTKLTVHVSGTDLTLNQKTIKGTLFGSANPQYDIVRLLRLYDAGQLKLDELITTKYTLEQVNEGYQDLRAGKNIRGVIVHQ; encoded by the coding sequence ATGAAGACAAAAGCAGCCGTCCTACTCGGACCGGGCAAGCCCTTCGAGATCATGGAACTCGAGCTGGACGGTCCGGGGCCGGGCGAGGTTCTCATCAAGTACACCGCCGCCGGTCTGTGCCATTCGGACCTGCACCTGACCGACGGTGACCTGCCGCCGCGCTACCCGATCGTCGGTGGGCACGAAGGCTCCGGAATCATCGAAGAAGTCGGGCCCGGGGTCACGAAGGTCAAGCCCGGCGACCACGTCGTCTGCAGCTTCATCCCGAACTGCGGAACGTGTCGCTACTGCGCCACCGGGCGTCAGAACCTCTGCGACATGGGCGCGACCATCCTCGAAGGATCGATGCCGGACGGATCGTTCCGATTCCATTCCGGCAAAGAGGATTTCGGTGCCATGTGCATGCTCGGAACCTTCGCGGAGCGTGCCACCATCTCGCAGCACTCGGTGGTGAAGATTGACGAGTGGCTGCCGCTCGAGACCGCGGTGCTCGTGGGCTGCGGCGTCCCGTCGGGCTGGGGAACTGCGGTGTACGCGGGTGGCGTCCGGGCCGGCGACACCGTCGTCATCTACGGCATCGGCGGCCTCGGCATCAACGCCGTGCAGGGAGCGGTCAGTGCGGGAGCCAAATACGTCGTGGTCGTCGACCCGGTGCCCTTCAAGCGTGAGACGGCGCTGAAGTTCGGCGCCACACACGCGTTCGCCGATGCCGCGGAAGCCGCCGCCACGGTGAACGAGTTGACGTGGGGGCAGGGCGCGGATCAGGCACTGATTCTCGTCGGAACCGTCGATGAAGAGGTGGTGCAGAACGCGACCGCCGTCATCGGCAAGGGCGGAACCGTCGTCATCACCGGGCTCGCAGATCCCACCAAGTTGACGGTGCACGTGTCCGGCACCGACCTGACGCTCAACCAGAAAACGATCAAGGGAACCCTCTTCGGCTCCGCGAACCCGCAGTACGACATCGTCCGGCTGCTGCGCCTCTACGACGCCGGACAGCTGAAGCTCGACGAGCTGATCACCACCAAGTACACCCTCGAGCAGGTCAACGAGGGGTATCAGGACCTGCGGGCCGGCAAGAACATCCGTGGCGTGATCGTGCACCAGTAG
- a CDS encoding aldehyde dehydrogenase family protein, translating into MTATIEPSQAELLPAVRNFLSGTKKFLVGGQWVESANGETFETIDPADGQVLTTVARGGAEDIDRAVRAARKAFDEGPWSTMKPNERERLIWRVGDILSERADEFGQLESLDNGKSAGIASAVDVAWSADIFRYFAGWATKIEGSTVNVSMPFVPGGQFHAYTLREPVGVCGLIVPWNFPLLMAAFKLAPALAAGNTVILKPAEQTPLTALLLGEVFEEAGFPPGVVNIVTGYGDAGAALSAHDDVDKIAFTGSTEVGKKIVDAAKGNLKKVSLELGGKSANVVFADADFDAAVTGSLNAWLFNHGQCCVAGTRMFVEDSIFDDFTAAVAEAASQVKIGPGLDPTTQLGPLVSQEQFDKVTGYLAAGLADGARALTGGKRWGESGFYVEPTVFVDVKPEFSIVEEEIFGPVVAALPFNAQEGVAKAANSSIYGLAAGIWTKDLSKAHLTARQLKAGSVWINQYNGFDTAMPFGGYKQSGWGRELGATAIDLYTQTKAVNIAL; encoded by the coding sequence ATGACAGCGACGATCGAGCCGAGCCAGGCAGAACTCTTGCCGGCAGTACGGAACTTCCTGTCCGGTACCAAAAAATTCTTGGTCGGCGGGCAGTGGGTGGAATCCGCGAACGGTGAGACTTTCGAGACCATCGACCCGGCGGACGGTCAGGTCCTGACCACGGTGGCCCGCGGCGGAGCCGAGGACATCGATCGCGCAGTTCGCGCCGCCCGTAAGGCATTCGACGAAGGTCCCTGGTCGACCATGAAGCCGAACGAGCGGGAACGTCTCATCTGGCGGGTCGGTGACATCCTCTCCGAACGCGCCGACGAGTTCGGCCAACTCGAGTCGCTCGACAACGGTAAGTCGGCGGGCATCGCTTCCGCCGTCGACGTCGCCTGGTCCGCGGACATCTTCCGGTACTTTGCCGGCTGGGCCACCAAGATCGAGGGCAGCACGGTCAACGTGAGCATGCCTTTCGTCCCGGGTGGGCAGTTCCACGCCTACACCTTGCGTGAGCCCGTCGGTGTCTGCGGCCTCATCGTGCCCTGGAACTTCCCGCTGCTGATGGCCGCGTTCAAGCTGGCGCCCGCACTGGCGGCCGGCAATACGGTAATCCTCAAACCCGCCGAGCAGACACCACTGACCGCCCTGCTGCTCGGTGAAGTGTTCGAGGAGGCAGGCTTCCCACCCGGTGTGGTCAACATCGTCACCGGGTACGGCGACGCCGGCGCGGCATTATCCGCCCACGACGACGTCGACAAAATCGCGTTCACCGGTTCCACGGAGGTGGGCAAGAAGATCGTCGACGCCGCCAAGGGCAACCTCAAGAAGGTGTCCCTCGAACTCGGGGGCAAGAGCGCCAACGTCGTGTTCGCCGACGCCGACTTCGACGCCGCCGTGACCGGTTCACTCAACGCCTGGCTGTTCAACCACGGCCAGTGCTGCGTCGCAGGGACCCGGATGTTCGTCGAAGACAGCATCTTCGATGACTTCACCGCTGCGGTGGCCGAGGCGGCATCGCAGGTCAAGATCGGCCCCGGTCTCGATCCCACCACTCAGCTCGGACCGCTGGTGTCGCAGGAACAGTTCGACAAGGTGACCGGTTACCTGGCTGCGGGACTCGCCGACGGTGCCCGCGCCCTCACCGGCGGAAAGCGCTGGGGCGAGAGCGGGTTCTACGTCGAACCGACCGTATTCGTCGACGTGAAACCCGAATTCAGCATCGTCGAGGAAGAGATCTTCGGCCCGGTCGTGGCAGCTTTGCCGTTCAACGCGCAGGAAGGTGTGGCCAAGGCCGCAAACAGCAGCATCTATGGTCTCGCCGCCGGCATCTGGACCAAGGACCTGTCCAAGGCGCACCTCACGGCCCGTCAGTTGAAGGCCGGTTCGGTATGGATCAACCAGTACAACGGTTTCGACACGGCAATGCCGTTCGGCGGGTACAAGCAGTCGGGCTGGGGTCGTGAGCTCGGTGCCACCGCCATCGACCTCTACACCCAGACCAAAGCCGTCAACATCGCACTCTGA
- a CDS encoding LLM class F420-dependent oxidoreductase yields the protein MTIRLGYQMPNFSYSDSVADLFPTVIAQAREAESAGFDTAFVMDHFYQLPGIGKPDEPMLEAYTALGALATATETIQLSALVTGNTYRNPPMLAKTVSTLDVVSGGRAVLGIGAGWFELEHRQFGYEFGTFTDRFERLDEALQIIAPMLQGERPTFDGKWYHVEDAINEPRIRNDLPILLGGSGEKKTFRLAAQFAHHLNIICNAAEIPRKLQALDARCEEVGRDRSTLETSYLAFVIIDESGDRARQLQQEFLLTQGVDLSTASDEERAAATQRQFCGSPDEVAEQIQTRVLDKGIDGIVLNLVVNGHEPGIVELTGRTLRPLVGG from the coding sequence GTGACTATTCGCCTTGGTTACCAAATGCCGAACTTCAGTTACTCCGACTCCGTCGCGGATCTCTTCCCGACGGTCATCGCGCAGGCGCGCGAGGCCGAGTCAGCCGGCTTCGACACCGCGTTCGTGATGGATCACTTCTACCAGTTGCCCGGGATAGGCAAGCCCGACGAGCCGATGCTCGAGGCCTACACCGCGCTCGGCGCTCTCGCCACGGCCACCGAGACCATCCAGTTGTCCGCCCTCGTGACCGGCAACACCTACCGCAACCCACCCATGCTCGCGAAGACGGTGTCCACGCTGGACGTCGTCAGCGGCGGCCGCGCCGTCCTCGGTATCGGGGCCGGCTGGTTCGAACTCGAACACCGCCAGTTCGGCTACGAATTCGGAACGTTCACCGACCGCTTCGAACGCCTCGACGAGGCACTACAGATCATTGCGCCGATGCTGCAGGGGGAGCGTCCCACCTTCGACGGCAAGTGGTACCACGTCGAAGATGCCATCAACGAACCCCGGATCCGCAACGACCTGCCGATCCTCCTCGGCGGTTCCGGCGAGAAGAAAACGTTCCGGCTGGCCGCGCAGTTCGCACACCACCTGAACATCATCTGCAACGCGGCGGAGATCCCGCGCAAGCTCCAGGCCCTGGACGCACGGTGCGAGGAGGTCGGGCGAGACCGTTCCACCCTCGAGACCAGCTACCTGGCTTTCGTCATCATCGACGAGAGCGGTGACCGCGCCCGACAGCTCCAGCAGGAATTCCTGCTCACTCAGGGCGTCGACCTCTCCACCGCCTCCGACGAGGAGCGAGCCGCGGCCACCCAACGACAGTTCTGCGGATCACCGGACGAGGTGGCCGAGCAGATCCAGACCCGTGTTCTCGACAAGGGCATCGATGGCATCGTCCTCAACCTCGTGGTGAACGGGCACGAGCCCGGCATCGTGGAGCTGACCGGCCGCACGCTCCGCCCTCTGGTCGGCGGCTGA
- a CDS encoding LLM class flavin-dependent oxidoreductase codes for MSAALSILDLAHIREGDSARNSFEASVALAQLAETRGYRRIWYAEHHNMASIGSSATSVLIAHVAAHTSSIRLGAGGIMLPNHAPLTIAEQFGTLETLHPGRIDLGLGRAPGSDQKTMYALRRDPASADRFPQDVLELQAYLAGKSRVPGVDAIPGKGTNVPLYILGSSLFGAQLAAKLGLPYANASHFSPDSLVDAVTLYRERFEPSEQLAEPYVIAGVNAIAADTSEEAHRQFESSLRRRVVQMVGRGQKFTPEEVDLIMTSPAGQQITQMVRYSAVGTPTEVKAYLDEFAEHAQADELIVASLAEDTESWLKSYDLLADVWRSAPVRG; via the coding sequence GTGAGTGCTGCGCTGTCGATTCTGGATCTGGCCCATATCCGCGAGGGCGACTCGGCGCGGAACAGCTTCGAGGCGAGCGTGGCGCTGGCGCAGCTCGCGGAGACGCGCGGCTACCGCCGCATCTGGTACGCCGAACACCACAACATGGCATCGATCGGGTCGTCCGCGACGAGCGTGCTCATCGCCCACGTCGCCGCACACACCAGCAGCATTCGTTTGGGTGCGGGCGGCATCATGCTGCCCAACCACGCCCCGCTGACCATCGCCGAACAGTTCGGCACTCTCGAGACCCTGCATCCCGGTCGCATCGATCTCGGACTCGGGCGCGCACCCGGCAGCGACCAGAAGACGATGTACGCGCTGCGCCGCGACCCGGCGTCGGCCGACCGATTCCCGCAGGACGTTCTCGAGCTCCAGGCCTACCTGGCAGGCAAGTCCCGGGTTCCCGGGGTCGACGCGATACCGGGCAAGGGCACCAACGTCCCCCTCTACATTCTCGGTTCCTCGCTGTTCGGTGCTCAGCTCGCCGCGAAGCTCGGACTCCCCTACGCCAACGCGTCCCACTTCTCCCCCGACTCCCTGGTCGACGCCGTGACGCTGTACCGGGAGCGCTTCGAGCCGTCCGAACAGCTGGCGGAGCCGTATGTGATCGCCGGTGTCAACGCCATCGCTGCAGACACCAGCGAGGAGGCGCATCGGCAGTTCGAATCCTCACTCCGCCGTCGTGTGGTGCAGATGGTCGGGCGCGGGCAGAAGTTCACGCCCGAGGAAGTCGACCTGATCATGACCTCACCCGCAGGTCAGCAGATCACCCAGATGGTGCGCTACTCCGCCGTCGGAACGCCGACCGAGGTCAAGGCGTACCTCGACGAGTTCGCCGAGCACGCCCAGGCCGACGAGCTGATCGTCGCCTCGCTGGCCGAGGACACCGAGTCCTGGCTGAAGTCGTACGACCTCCTCGCCGACGTGTGGCGCTCCGCGCCCGTGCGCGGTTGA
- a CDS encoding sigma-54-dependent Fis family transcriptional regulator yields MRPEIALSWKRSALSGLEPSSTPDADPCSDLDGSSRLLQAARPILTEMEAQIQGTGFCVLLADRDCRIVARLFDGARVERMIDAAGAVLGTRFGEDCVGTTALGTPLEIRRGVVIHRDEHYLERFKDFSCYGHPIVHPATRRVEGILDMTGIAARANPLFAPFLARAASDIERRLLEGSRVSQQRLVDAFQRISPQNQLAVTAIGEDIHLSNRVALDLLQVADHATLRSMVADLRPDQSKTARIRLSSGEAALVQADYVAGTEGGAVFVVRPEHRTTTPIRRGRLASSSVLQRSRSELARLRDTREPVVISGEPGTGRTTAIRDLAGDKSLVCMDAAGIALDGTQRWLDRLVTLASGSVDVLGIEEVQLLPESMQPLLAKMLESEAGPRIVLTSTPLDSVPPSVAGLVGRCSGQVVLPPLRQRSREFADIAQAILDSLEPGLRLTASTIEALVAREWPGNLAELSVVLRTAVRRRTSANITVSDLPESYRTPPRVTRLAGRERAERQAIIDALQECGGNKVHAANALGISRSTLYTRMRALDITG; encoded by the coding sequence ATGCGGCCCGAGATCGCATTGTCGTGGAAACGGTCGGCGCTCAGCGGCCTCGAACCGAGTTCGACACCGGACGCCGATCCCTGCAGCGACCTCGACGGATCCAGCCGGTTACTGCAGGCAGCGCGGCCCATCCTCACCGAAATGGAAGCCCAGATCCAGGGCACCGGCTTCTGCGTTCTCCTCGCTGACCGCGACTGCCGCATAGTGGCCAGACTCTTCGACGGGGCCAGGGTCGAGCGGATGATCGATGCCGCCGGAGCTGTGCTGGGCACACGATTCGGTGAGGACTGTGTCGGAACGACGGCGCTGGGCACGCCGCTCGAGATACGCCGCGGCGTCGTCATTCACCGCGACGAACACTACCTCGAACGGTTCAAGGACTTCAGTTGTTACGGCCACCCCATCGTCCATCCAGCGACTCGCCGGGTGGAAGGCATCCTCGACATGACGGGGATCGCAGCCCGGGCGAACCCGCTCTTCGCCCCGTTCCTCGCGCGCGCGGCGAGTGACATCGAACGACGCCTGCTCGAGGGGTCTCGGGTGTCGCAACAGCGCCTGGTCGACGCGTTCCAGCGCATCTCGCCCCAGAATCAGCTCGCGGTCACCGCGATCGGCGAGGACATCCATCTCAGTAATCGGGTCGCACTGGACCTTCTCCAGGTGGCCGACCATGCGACGCTCCGCAGCATGGTCGCCGATCTGCGCCCCGATCAGTCGAAGACGGCTCGTATTCGACTGTCCTCCGGGGAAGCTGCACTGGTGCAGGCCGACTACGTCGCGGGCACGGAGGGCGGGGCGGTGTTCGTCGTCCGCCCGGAACATCGGACCACCACGCCGATTCGCCGCGGGAGGTTGGCGTCCAGTTCGGTGCTGCAGCGCAGCAGGTCGGAACTCGCGCGGCTGCGGGACACCAGGGAACCGGTGGTCATCAGCGGTGAGCCGGGCACCGGCAGAACCACCGCGATTCGCGACCTCGCCGGTGACAAGTCGCTCGTATGTATGGACGCTGCCGGCATCGCGCTCGACGGCACCCAGCGATGGCTCGACAGGCTCGTCACGCTGGCATCCGGTTCGGTAGACGTTCTCGGGATCGAAGAGGTGCAGTTGCTTCCCGAGTCGATGCAACCGCTCCTCGCGAAGATGCTCGAATCGGAAGCAGGCCCGCGCATCGTCCTGACGAGTACACCTCTCGACAGTGTCCCACCGAGCGTTGCCGGGTTGGTCGGTCGGTGTTCCGGACAGGTGGTGCTCCCGCCGTTGCGGCAACGCAGTCGCGAGTTCGCGGACATCGCGCAGGCGATCCTCGACTCGCTGGAACCCGGATTGCGCCTTACGGCGAGCACGATCGAAGCCCTCGTGGCCCGCGAGTGGCCGGGGAATCTCGCCGAGCTGTCCGTCGTCCTACGAACTGCGGTGCGGCGACGCACCAGCGCGAACATCACTGTCTCCGATCTGCCGGAGTCGTATCGGACGCCGCCGCGAGTGACCCGTCTCGCTGGACGTGAGCGCGCGGAGCGGCAGGCGATCATCGATGCGCTGCAGGAATGCGGAGGCAACAAAGTGCATGCCGCGAACGCGCTCGGTATCAGCCGCAGCACGCTGTACACCCGTATGCGCGCGCTGGATATCACTGGCTGA